CCTTGACCTCCTCGACGCGCTCGACGAGGTCCGCGAAGGAACCGAACTGGTTGATCCACTTCGCGGCGGTCTTCTCGCCGACGCCGGGGATGCCGGGCAGGTTGTCGGACGGGTCACCGCGCAGAGCCGCGAAGTCCGGGTACTGGGCGGGCGTCAGACCGTACTTCTCGAACACCTTCTCCGGGGTGAACCGGGTCAGCTCGGAGACACCCTTGGTCGGGTAGAGCACGGTGGTGTGCTCGCTGACGAGCTGGAAGGAGTCGCGGTCACCGGTGACGATCAGCACGTCGAAGCCCGCGGCCTCGGCCTGGGTGGCGAGCGTGGCGATGACGTCGTCGGCCTCGAAGCCGTCGACCGCGAACCGCGAGACGTGCATCGCGTCCAGGACCTCGCCGATCAGCTCGACCTGGCCCTTGAACTCGTCCGGGGTCTTGGACCGGTTGGCCTTGTACTCCGTGAACTCCTCGGAGCGCCAGGTCTTGCGGGACACGTCGAAGGCCACCGCGAAGTGCGTGGGCGCCTCGTCGCGCAGGGTGTTGGCCAGCATCGAGGCGAAGCCGTAGATCGCGTTCGTCGGCTGGCCCGTCGCGGTCGTGAAGTTCTCCGCGGGCAGCGCGAAGAACGCACGGTAGGCAAGCGAGTGCCCGTCCATGAGCATCAGGCGCGGGCGGCTGCCGCCGGGGCTGTTGTCGGTCTGCTTCGCTGCTGTCTCTGCCACGACCCCGATCCTGCCACGCCGCACTGACAGTCGGCCGCCATCCGGGGCCCGGGCCGGTCCGGCACCGCCCTCCCGCCGACGCGAGCCTCGCGGCGGCCATGGCGAAAGGTTGACCGGGACGAGGAGTCGGGGGCCTCCGTGACCCTCCGAGGTCGGGTGCGGACAAGCCGTGTTCATCGGGGCCCCGCGCCCGGCGAACGCCGTTGTCACCCCCGCGTGCGAGGATCGGAGACGTACCTCACATGTGTGTGCGAAGGAGAGTGTGCAATGGCCACCAAGCCGCCCAAGGGTGATCCGGTTCAGGACGCTCCGCAGGTCGCCGAGCCGAAGCACGCGGCGGCGGGGCTGCCCGCCATCGGACACACACTGCGGATGGCCCAGCAGCAGATGGGCGTCAAGCGCACCGCGCTCACCCTCCTGCGCGTGAACCAGAAGGACGGCTTCGACTGCCCGGGCTGCGCCTGGCCGGAGCCGGACCACCGGCACAAGGCGGAGTTCTGCGAGAACGGCGCGAAGGCGGTCGCCGAGGAGGCCACCCTGCGCCGGGTCACCCCGGAGTTCTTCGCCGCGCACCCGGTCACCGACCTCGCCACGCGCAGCGGCTACTGGCTCGGGCAGCAGGGGCGGCTCACCCACCCCATGTACCTCCCCGAAGGGGGCACGCACTACGAACCGGTGACCTGGGAGCGTGCCTTCGACATCGTCGCCGAGGAGATCGCCGCCCTCGGCTCCCCCGACGAGGCCCTCTTCTACACCTCGGGCCGTACCAGCAACGAGGCCGCCTTCCTCTACCAGCTGTTCGCGCGCGAACTCGGCACCAACAACCTGCCGGACTGCTCCAACATGTGCCACGAGTCCTCCGGCTCGGCCCTGAACGAGACGATCGGCATCGGCAAGGGCAGCGTCCTGCTGGAGGACCTCTACAAGGCCGACCTGATCATCGTCGCCGGCCAGAACCCCGGCACCAACCACCCCCGCATGCTCTCCGCCCTAGACCGGGCCAAGGCCAACGGCGCGAAGATCATCAGCGTCAACCCGCTGCCCGAGGCGGGCCTGGAGCGCTTCAAGGACCCCCAGACCGCCCAGGGGATGCTCAAGGGCACCGCCCTGACCGATCTGTTCCTGCAGATCCGCCTCGGCGGCGACCAGGCCCTCTTCCGCCTCCTCAACAAGCTGATCCTGGAGACCGAGGGCGCCGTCGACCAGGCCTTCGTCGACGAACACACCCACGGCTTCGAGGAGTTCGCGGACCGGGCCCGCGCCGCCGACTGGGACGAGACACTCACCGCGACCGGCCTCACCCGCGAGGAGATCGAGCAGGCCCTGGGCATGGTGCTCGCCTCGCAGCGCACCATCGTCTGCTGGGCCATGGGCCTCACCCAGCACAAGCACTCCGTGCCGACCATCCGCGAGGTGGTCAACTTCCTTCTCCTGCGCGGCAACATCGGCCGCCCCGGCGCGGGCGTCTGCCCGGTCCGCGGTCACTCCAACGTCCAGGGCGACCGCACGATGGGCATCTTCGAGCGTCCCGCGCCCGCCTTCCTGGACGCCCTGGAGAAGGAGTTCGGCTTCGCGCCGCCGCGCGAGCACGGCTACGACGTCGTACGGGCCATCCAGGCGCTGCGCGACGGCAAGGCGAAGGTCTTCTTCGCGATGGGCGGCAACTTCGTCTCCGCCTCCCCCGACACGGAGGTCACCGAGGCGGCCATGCGGCGCGCGCGGCTGACCGTGCACGTGTCGACCAAGCTCAACCGCTCGCACGCGGTCACGGGCGCGCGTGCCCTGATCCTGCCCACCCTGGGCCGCACCGAGCGCGATCTCCAGGGCAGCGGCGAGCAGTTCGTGACCGTCGAGGACTCCATGGGCATGGTGCACGCCTCCCGCGGCCGCCTGGAGCCCGCGAGCAGGCACCTGCTGTCCGAGCCGGCCATCGTCTGCCGCCTCGCACGCCGTGTGCTGGGCTCCGCCTCCCGCACCCCGTGGGAGGAGTTCGAGAAGGACTACGCCACCGTCCGCGACCGCATCGCGCGCGTGGTCCCCGGCTTCGACGACTTCAACGCGCGCGTGGCCCACCCGGGCGGCTTCGCCCTCCCCCACGCCCCCCGCGACGAGCGCCGCTTCCCGACCGCCACCGGCAAGGCCAACTTCACCGCCGCGCCCGTGGAGTACCCCGCGCTGCCCGAGGGCCGGCTGCTGCTGCAGACGCTGCGCTCGCACGACCAGTACAACACCACGATCTACGGCCTGGACGACCGCTACCGGGGCATCAAGAACGGCCGCCGGGTCGTCATGGTCAACCCCGAGGACGCCCAAAAGCTGAAGCTCGCCGACGGCTCGTACGTCGACCTCGTCAGCGAGTGGAAGGACGGCGTGGAGCGGCGGGCGCCCGGCTTCCGGGTCGTGCACTACCCGACGGCACGGGGCTGTGCGGCGGCCTACTACCCGGAGACCAACGTACTGGTGCCGCTGGACGCCACCGCCGACACCAGCAACACCCCGGCCAGCAAGTCCGTCGTCGTCCGTCTGGAACAATCGGCGACCGACTGAGCGTTTGCTCAGCCGAGCAGCGATCCCGACGAACGGAGCCGGGCCCCATGGGCGAGCAGCAGCACGTGAAGTTCCCGCAAGAGGTCATCGACGAGTACGCCGCGCTCGGCGTCGACCTGCCGGCACTGTTCTCCGCGGGTCACCTCGGCACCCGCATGGGCGTGCAGATCGTGGAGGCGTCCGCGGACCGGGTCGTCGGCACGATGCCGGTGGAGGGCAACACCCAGCCGTACGGGCTGCTGCACGGCGGCGCCTCCGCCGTCCTGGCCGAGACGCTCGGCTCGGTCGGCTCCATGCTGCACGGCGGCAGCTCCAAGATCGCCGTGGGCGTCGACCTCAACTGCACCCACCACCGCGGGGCGCGCTCGGGCCTGGTGACCGGCGTGGCCACACCCGTGCACCGGGGGCGCTCCACGGCGACGTACGAGATCGTGATCAGCGACGAGGAGGGACGCCGCGTGTGCAGCGCACGGCTCACCTGTCTGCTGCGGGACGTGAACCCCGGCGACGCGGCCCACATCGTGGCGGCCAACTGACCCCACCGGGACACCGGCCCGGAACCACCCCGGGCCCCACACCCCAGCCCCCGGAGCCCTCGCACCTCCACGCCCCCACGAGGCCAGCCCCAACTCGCCTGCCCCCAACAGACTCTGGCCCGACCCACCCCCCAGGGCCTAGCGTCGGGGCATGAGAACGGGAGGACCCCCGAAGCTCCGCCGCGGAACGGCCCCGCCGGCCACCGACGCGACGCCCTCACCGACCGTCGTCGCGGGCTCTCCGCGGATTGCCGACGCAAGGCCCCAGCCGACCATCGGCGCAAGACTCACGTCTCCAACGGCCTCAAAGCCCGCACCCACCGCCGACGCGAGGCTCACGCCAACGCCTCTCCTGACCGCCGACGCAGGGCCCTCGCCGACAGCCATCACAACGCCCCCACCGACCGGCGACGCGGGCCCTCCGCAGACCGTCGGCGCGAAGCCCGCCCCGCCCGCCGACGCAACGCCCCCGCTCACCGGCGACGCAAGGCCCACCCCGACAGCCACCGCGACGCCCTCACCGACCGTCGGCGCGAAGCCCGGTCCTCCCACCGACCCGTCGCCCCCGCTGATCGTCGGCGCGAGGCTCACGTCGGGCGGCGGCTCACGGTCCGTGCGCCCCGTCGAGGTGAAACCCCCGCCGCCCATCGGCGTCGGCGAAAGGGGCCGCCGGTGAGTGGCGTGGGGCCCGTCGAGCCCGGGGAAGGCACGCACGCGTGGGACGTTCTCGAGGCGCCGCCGGTTGTGCGGCGTCCGCGTGGCCGGGTCGTCGAGTGGTGCGGCAGGCACCGGCGTGCCGCGCTCGGCGGTCTCGCGTGTGCCGTTCTTGTCGCGGGCGGCGGTTACCTCTACGCCACCCGGCCCCAGCCGCCGGCGGCGCTTCCTCCGCCGTACCCCTCCCAGGTAACCGATGTGCACTACCTGAGCTGGGAGCCGACGCCCGAGGGTGCGCCGAGGCGGAGCTTCAGTCTGGGGGTGGAGCTGACCGTGCTGGCGGGCCCCCCGGTCACGGTGACCCGGATCAGCCAGCCGTACGCCGGGCTGTCCGTGAAATCGACCCCACCGGCCCCGTTCCGGACAACAGCGGGCTCAAGCCGCAAGATCATCGTCACCATGCACGTGACGCAATGCAGAAAAGTGCCGTGGAACGCCGGACTCCCTTTCATCGACGTAACTCTACGTAATACGCGTGCAATAGAAGTCCACAGTTTCATCCTCGGAGAGCGCTATGCGCAGCAGCTCTCGGAGTCACTACAAGTCGCCTGCAGCAACAATTCCGAGTAATCACCAAAACCGCTGAGACACCTGAACCACCCAGGTCGGGTCCTGCGGGTTCTCACAATGTGGACCGGGCGAATCGTGCTTAATTCCACTGTTCCGCCCACTCAGTACCGCTCTGCATTACGACGTGTCATAACAAGAGCGTCACAGCCTGGCCCGGACCCTCCTCCACGATCCCCACACCCGCTTAGAGTCACGGCCAGTCACCGCGCCACCGGATTGTCACGTCAGGGACCCAGCGCAACGACTCGGCCGCTTCCAGGGGGAAGCGCCGCGCCAGTGAAAGGACGAATCGTGCGTCAACGTTCGCTCATCAGCATCACCGCCGCGCTGGCGGCGGGAGCACTCACCCTCACCGCCTGCGGCTCGCGCGACGACGACGGCGGCTCGGACTCCGCGAGCGGCACCAAGGTCGTCATCGGCGTCGACGCCCCCCTCACGGGCGACCTGTCCGCACTGGGCCTCGGCATCAAGAACTCCGTCGACCTCGCCGCGAAGACCGCCAACAAGCAGAAGCTCGTAGACGGCGTCACCTTCGAGATCAAAGCCCTCGACGACCAGGCCCAGCCCTCCTCGGGCCAGGCCAACGCCGTCCAGCTCCAGTCCGACAAGGCCGTCATGGGCGTCGTCGGCCCGCTGAACTCCTCCGTGGCCGAGTCCATGCAGAAGGTCTTCGACGACGCCAAGCTCGTCCAGATCTCCCCTGCCAACACCGGCCCGGCCCTCACCCAGGGCGTCAACTGGCAGAAGGAGAAGGTCCGCACCTACAAGTCGTACTTCCGCACCGCGACCACGGACGCCATCCAGGGCCCGTTCGCCGCGCAGTACGTCTTCAACGACGCCAAGAAGAAGAAGGTCTTCGTCATCGACGACAAGAAGACCTACGGCGCCGGCCTCGCCGCCACCTTCACCGCGGAGTTCAAGAAGCTCGGCGGCAAGGTCGTCGGCACCGACCACATCGACCCGGACACCAAGGACTTCTCCGCGGTCGCCACCAAGGTCAAGAACTCCGGCGCCGACGTCGTCTACTACGGCGGCGAGTACCCGCAGGCCGGCCCGCTCAGCAAGCAGATCAAGCAGTCCGGCGCCAAGATCCCGCTCGTCGGCGGCGACGGCATCTACGACCCGACCTTCATCGAGCTGGCCGGCGCGGGCAGCACCGGCGACCTCGCCACCTCCGTCGGCGCCCCCGTCGAGGAGCTCCCCTCCGCCAAGCAGTTCGTCGCCGACTACAAGGCGGGCGGCTACAAGGAGGAGTACGCGGCCTACGGCGGTTACTCCTACGACGCCGCCTGGTCGATCATCCTCGCCGTCAAGAAGGTCGTCGACGACAACGACGGCAAGCTGCCGTCCGACGCCCGCGCGAAGATCACCGCCGCCGTCCAGAACGTGTCCTTCGACGGTGTGACCGGCAAGGTCTCCTTCGACGAGTTCGGTGACGCCACCAACAAGCAGCTCACCGTCTACGCCGTCGAGAACGGCGCCTGGAAGGCCGTCAAGTCCGGCACCTACACCGGCTGACCGAGACCCGCAGCACCACCTGAACGAGCCGCGCGGGGCGCTGTTCCACTGGCGCCCCGCGCGGACTCGCATCCGGCCACACATCCGTCGAAACCAATCCGAAGTCTCGGAGGACATGCGGTGAACGAACTGCCGCAGCAGCTGGTCAACGGCCTGCTACTGGGATCCATGTACGGGCTGGTCGCCATCGGCTACACGATGGTCTATGGCATCGTCCAGCTCATCAACTTCGCCCACGGCGAGATCTTCATGATCGGAGGGTTCGGCGCCCTCACGGTCTACCTGTACGTACTGCCCGACGGCACCACCATGTGGCTCGCACTGCCACTGATGCTCCTCGGAGCCGTCATCGCCGCAGTCCTCGTCGCCGTAGGAGCGGAACGGTTCGCCTACCGCCCGCTGCGCACCGCGCCACGCCTCGCCCCCCTCATCACCGCCATCGGCCTCTCCCTCGCCCTCCAGCAGGCGGTGTGGGCCTGGTACCCCGGGGCCAAGGAATCCATCAACTTCCCCGAGATTCCCGGCGGCCCCTTCGAGATCGGCAGCGTCACCATCCAGACCGGTGACGTCTTCCTGCTCGTCGCCGCCCCCATCAGCATGGCGATCCTCGCCTACTTCGTGATGAAGACCCGCACCGGCCGCGGCATGCAGGCCACCGCCCAGGACCCCGACACCGCGAAGCTCATGGGCATCAACACCGACCGCATCATCGTGGTCGCCTTCGCCCTCGGCGCCGTCTTCGCCGCCGTCGGAGCCGTCGCCTACGGCCTCAAGTACGGCCAGGTCCAGTTCCGCATGGGCTTCATCCTCGGCCTCAAGGCCTTCACCGCAGCCGTCCTCGGCGGCATCGGCAACATCTACGGAGCCATGCTCGGCGGCCTCGTCCTCGGCCTCGCCGAGACCATGGCCACCGCCTACATCTCCGACGTCCCCGGCTTCGACCTGCTCGGCGGCCAGTCCTGGGCCAACGTCTGGGCCTTCGTACTCCTCATCCTCGTACTCCTCGTCAGGCCCCAAGGCCTGCTCGGCGAGCGCGTCGCTGACAGGGCGTGACACCGATGACCACACAGACCACCGAAACCCCCAGCGCCCCCGTCAACAAGGACGGCAACGCCAAGGGCCTCATCGGCCTCCCCGAGAACGTCGGCCGCGCCCTCGCCACCGCAGGCGGCGTCCTCGCCGTCGTCTCCACCTTCCTCGCCTGGACCTGGACCAGCGAGTTCCCCGGCGACCTCACCGTCACCGGCTACCCCGGCGGCCTCCAGGTCCTCGTCCTCATCGGCGGCGCCCTCACCGCCCTCTTCGGCCTCGCCTCCTACGGCGTCCCGGGCCTGGGCTGGCTCACCCCCGCCGGCGCCGACAGCGCCCTCAAACTCGCCTCACTCGGCACCTTCACCACCGCCTGGTACACCGTCATCGCGATCACCGTCGAACTCGGCGGCATCGTCAACCTGGAACCCGGCGGCTACATCGTCGCGATCGTCACCCTGGCCGGCGTCCTCGGTGCCTTCTCCCTGCCCTTCGTACGACCCGAGCCCGACCCCATCGACCCCGATGACACCGGCTGGGAGCAGTCCAAGCACAAGGCACGCCACAAGTGGAGCGTCTTCAAGGCCTCCATCGCCTCCGGCACCCCCAGCAAGGCACCCACACTCCCCACCTTCGCCGAGATCCTCGTCATCGCCGCCGCCATGGCGGTCGGCCTGATCGTCTTCACCTACGGCATCGGCACCGAGTACGACGAACAATTCGTCGGCTTCCTCATCATCGTCGGCTTCGGCTTCGCCGCCCTCGCCAAGGCCGGGCTCGTGGCCCGGGTCTCGGCCATCACCGGCAAGCACCGCACCATCACCATGTTCGGCGCGTTCATCGCCGCCGCGCTCTTCCCCTTCACCCAGTCCGACGACCAGTACGCGACCATCGGCGTCTACATCCTGATCTTCGCCACCGTCGCCCTCGGCCTCAACATCGTCGTCGGCCTCGCCGGCCTCCTCGACCTCGGATACGTCGCCTTCCTCGGCGTCGGCGCCTACACCGCGGCCATGGTCTCCGGCTCCCCCTCCTCCCCCTTCGACGTCCACCTGCCGTTCTGGCTCTCCGCGATCCTCGGCGCCGCGGTCGCCATGGTCTTCGGCGTCCTCATCGGCGCCCCCACCCTCCGACTGCGCGGCGACTACCTCGCCATCGTCACCCTCGGCTTCGGTGAGATCTTCCGCATCACCGTCCTCAACATGGACGGCACCTCCGGACCCGACATCACCAACGGCTCCAACGGCATCTCCTCGATCCCGAACCTCGACATCCTCGGCTTCGACTTCGGCGCCGAACACAGCTTCCTCGGGTTCACCATCGCGCGCTTCGCCAACTACTTCCTGCTGATGCTCCTCATCACGCTGATCGTCGTAGTCGTCTTCCAGCGCAGCAGCGACTCCCGCATCGGCCGCGCCTGGATCGCCATCCGCGAAGACGAGACCGCCGCCCTCGCCATGGGCATCAACGGCTTCCGCGTCAAGCTCATCGCCTTCGCCCTCGGCGCCTCCCTCGCCGGCCTCGCCGGCGCAGTCCAGGCCCACGTCACCTACACCGTGACCCCCGAGCAGTACCAGTTCGCCCACGTCGTACCGCCCAACTCGGCCTTCCTCCTCGCAGCGGTCGTCCTCGGCGGCATGGGCACCATCGCCGGACCCCTCGTCGGCGCCGCACTCCTCTACCTCATCCCGGCCAAGCTCCAGTTCCTCGGCGACTACCAGCTCTTCG
Above is a window of Streptomyces sp. NBC_00490 DNA encoding:
- a CDS encoding branched-chain amino acid ABC transporter substrate-binding protein, coding for MRQRSLISITAALAAGALTLTACGSRDDDGGSDSASGTKVVIGVDAPLTGDLSALGLGIKNSVDLAAKTANKQKLVDGVTFEIKALDDQAQPSSGQANAVQLQSDKAVMGVVGPLNSSVAESMQKVFDDAKLVQISPANTGPALTQGVNWQKEKVRTYKSYFRTATTDAIQGPFAAQYVFNDAKKKKVFVIDDKKTYGAGLAATFTAEFKKLGGKVVGTDHIDPDTKDFSAVATKVKNSGADVVYYGGEYPQAGPLSKQIKQSGAKIPLVGGDGIYDPTFIELAGAGSTGDLATSVGAPVEELPSAKQFVADYKAGGYKEEYAAYGGYSYDAAWSIILAVKKVVDDNDGKLPSDARAKITAAVQNVSFDGVTGKVSFDEFGDATNKQLTVYAVENGAWKAVKSGTYTG
- a CDS encoding Tat pathway signal sequence domain protein produces the protein MSGVGPVEPGEGTHAWDVLEAPPVVRRPRGRVVEWCGRHRRAALGGLACAVLVAGGGYLYATRPQPPAALPPPYPSQVTDVHYLSWEPTPEGAPRRSFSLGVELTVLAGPPVTVTRISQPYAGLSVKSTPPAPFRTTAGSSRKIIVTMHVTQCRKVPWNAGLPFIDVTLRNTRAIEVHSFILGERYAQQLSESLQVACSNNSE
- a CDS encoding PaaI family thioesterase, with protein sequence MGEQQHVKFPQEVIDEYAALGVDLPALFSAGHLGTRMGVQIVEASADRVVGTMPVEGNTQPYGLLHGGASAVLAETLGSVGSMLHGGSSKIAVGVDLNCTHHRGARSGLVTGVATPVHRGRSTATYEIVISDEEGRRVCSARLTCLLRDVNPGDAAHIVAAN
- a CDS encoding branched-chain amino acid ABC transporter permease: MTTQTTETPSAPVNKDGNAKGLIGLPENVGRALATAGGVLAVVSTFLAWTWTSEFPGDLTVTGYPGGLQVLVLIGGALTALFGLASYGVPGLGWLTPAGADSALKLASLGTFTTAWYTVIAITVELGGIVNLEPGGYIVAIVTLAGVLGAFSLPFVRPEPDPIDPDDTGWEQSKHKARHKWSVFKASIASGTPSKAPTLPTFAEILVIAAAMAVGLIVFTYGIGTEYDEQFVGFLIIVGFGFAALAKAGLVARVSAITGKHRTITMFGAFIAAALFPFTQSDDQYATIGVYILIFATVALGLNIVVGLAGLLDLGYVAFLGVGAYTAAMVSGSPSSPFDVHLPFWLSAILGAAVAMVFGVLIGAPTLRLRGDYLAIVTLGFGEIFRITVLNMDGTSGPDITNGSNGISSIPNLDILGFDFGAEHSFLGFTIARFANYFLLMLLITLIVVVVFQRSSDSRIGRAWIAIREDETAALAMGINGFRVKLIAFALGASLAGLAGAVQAHVTYTVTPEQYQFAHVVPPNSAFLLAAVVLGGMGTIAGPLVGAALLYLIPAKLQFLGDYQLFAFGLALVLLMRFRPEGLIPNRRRQLEFHEEAEAPTVLGKTGA
- a CDS encoding branched-chain amino acid ABC transporter permease, translating into MNELPQQLVNGLLLGSMYGLVAIGYTMVYGIVQLINFAHGEIFMIGGFGALTVYLYVLPDGTTMWLALPLMLLGAVIAAVLVAVGAERFAYRPLRTAPRLAPLITAIGLSLALQQAVWAWYPGAKESINFPEIPGGPFEIGSVTIQTGDVFLLVAAPISMAILAYFVMKTRTGRGMQATAQDPDTAKLMGINTDRIIVVAFALGAVFAAVGAVAYGLKYGQVQFRMGFILGLKAFTAAVLGGIGNIYGAMLGGLVLGLAETMATAYISDVPGFDLLGGQSWANVWAFVLLILVLLVRPQGLLGERVADRA
- a CDS encoding FdhF/YdeP family oxidoreductase — protein: MATKPPKGDPVQDAPQVAEPKHAAAGLPAIGHTLRMAQQQMGVKRTALTLLRVNQKDGFDCPGCAWPEPDHRHKAEFCENGAKAVAEEATLRRVTPEFFAAHPVTDLATRSGYWLGQQGRLTHPMYLPEGGTHYEPVTWERAFDIVAEEIAALGSPDEALFYTSGRTSNEAAFLYQLFARELGTNNLPDCSNMCHESSGSALNETIGIGKGSVLLEDLYKADLIIVAGQNPGTNHPRMLSALDRAKANGAKIISVNPLPEAGLERFKDPQTAQGMLKGTALTDLFLQIRLGGDQALFRLLNKLILETEGAVDQAFVDEHTHGFEEFADRARAADWDETLTATGLTREEIEQALGMVLASQRTIVCWAMGLTQHKHSVPTIREVVNFLLLRGNIGRPGAGVCPVRGHSNVQGDRTMGIFERPAPAFLDALEKEFGFAPPREHGYDVVRAIQALRDGKAKVFFAMGGNFVSASPDTEVTEAAMRRARLTVHVSTKLNRSHAVTGARALILPTLGRTERDLQGSGEQFVTVEDSMGMVHASRGRLEPASRHLLSEPAIVCRLARRVLGSASRTPWEEFEKDYATVRDRIARVVPGFDDFNARVAHPGGFALPHAPRDERRFPTATGKANFTAAPVEYPALPEGRLLLQTLRSHDQYNTTIYGLDDRYRGIKNGRRVVMVNPEDAQKLKLADGSYVDLVSEWKDGVERRAPGFRVVHYPTARGCAAAYYPETNVLVPLDATADTSNTPASKSVVVRLEQSATD